The Topomyia yanbarensis strain Yona2022 chromosome 3, ASM3024719v1, whole genome shotgun sequence nucleotide sequence AATCACCGCACGTTCACGTGAGCGGAAGATAATCGACGTAGCAAGATAATTAAGATCCGGAAATTGACTTTTGCGATGAATTGACCCGTAATTGGCGTGATAAGCCAAGAATAGATTTGTCGTCAGGGGGGGAGAGAATGGGATTGGAAATTTAAAATTAGTAGACTAGCATgcttcatatttttaatttaaaattgtcATATTTCATAATCATGGATTCGAATGAAATACATTATATCCTCTTCTCTTGTGCTTTTTTACAGAAATTCAAGTAACCACATAAATATTCGTTTATTTTTAACTTGTGTCTTTCCTCcagtaaattttcattttggcTTAGTCAGAGACAGCTGCAATAATGTGAATATGattcattttaatatttaatgttGTAAACACAAGTGCAGCCAGATAGGTAGGTTGGAGTTCTACCACCCCCTCCTCCAATTATTTTCACGGGATTTTTAGGTTCAAATTTAACTTCCTTTGCAAAATAAATTTGCATGCTGGCTCTGAGTTGTAATATCGTGCAAAATAAACTAAATATAGATTCACTTatactctaattttttttctgttgtatGCATGATGAATCCTTTGATAAATGAATGAACCTATATTTTAATTGAACTGAAAACAATCGATTCTGGCTGCAACTTCAGTCAGCACGAAagtgaaataaaattttaatatttttgctgTGCCATATTATTGTAGGGATGATGATACGATCGTACTGAGACGTCCCTTATTTTTATGATGAATTAGCAAGCAATTCACATCCAATTTATAAATAAAACTTGTAACGCATAAAAGTTTCATCTCTATCTTCTCACCATCATTGTAGGTTCAATATCAAATTTTTTAATGTCACTGAAATGTGCCACCATTCATTCCAAAGTCTTTAAATTCTTTTCGAAAGATAACAGCTGTGCGTCGTTTAAAATAAATCATCTCACAACAACGTGGCATAATCAAATTATCAATCATAAAAACTTCAGTTTTCGGGTTTCGGATTTGTTCGCCCGCCTGCCCTAGTGAGATATTTTACTTCCAGGATTATACTACCAGCCCAACCCCTCAGCGACCAGTGCCATATGATGTAACTTTTCTACAAACACAACAAAGTTTGAGAAAAATTACGCAACAAAAGACTGGAGCAGCCAGTAGATTACTGAGACTTCAACTTTTTCTCCGGAACTTCTGCTGCCATCCATCTTCGTGTGGTGGGGGAAAATTGAAATAATGTTCATGGTTTGAAGGTATTCTACGAAGAACCCATCAACTTCTCGCTCGCATATGCTAAAACGGTTCCAATTTATTATCTTCTTGCTAGAAGTTCAACCCCAGCTAGAAATTTGCCACCATGTTCACCCAGGTTTTTTAGCTTCCGCAATCATTTCTACTTCATCCGACCTGATTGCTGTTCAAGCCCTCTTTTTTAAAACATTCCAAAAGCAGGCAAAAAAAGACGACCGGTCCCAACTTATTTCCAAGGAATCGTTTTTGCTTCTTCGGCTCTACTCATGCGACGTTCAGATAGCATTGACATATTGTGGCACCATTAATTCTGCTTTAATGGAAATGTTAGCTCTTTATAAATGTTGATGGAAAATGTTAAGGGCTGTTACCGAGCAGGATACGAGAATGAAAATTATAGGGGAACTGTACGCTCTGGTGGAATTTAAATTCGTTATAAACTAAACCAGTCATCAGTCATCAGTCATCAGTAATCAGTAATCAGTAATCAGTAATCAGTCATCAGTCATCAGTCATCAGTCATCAGTCATCAGTAATCAGTAATCAGTAATCAGTAATCAGTAATCAGTAATCAGTCATCAGTCATCagtcatctgtcatctgtcatcaGTAATCAGTCATCAGTCATCAGTCATCAGTCATCAGTCATCAGCCATCAGTCATCAGTCATCAGTCATCAGTCATCAGTCATCAGTCATCAGTCATCAGTCATCAGTCATCAGTCATCAGTCATCAGTCATCAGTCATCAGTCATCAGTCATCAGTCATCAGTCATCAGTCATCAGTCATCAGTCATCAGTCATCAGTCATCAGTCATCAGTCATCAGTCATCAGTCATCAGTCATCAGTCATCAGTCATCAGTCATCAGTCATCAGTCATCAGTCATCAGTCATCAGTCATCAGTCATCAGTCATCAGTCATCAGTCATCAGTCATCAGTCATCAGTCATCAGTCATCAGTCATCAGTCATCAGTCATCAGTCATCAGTCATCAGTCATCAGTCATCAGTCATCAGTCATCAGTCATCAGTCATCAGTCATCAGTCATCAGTCATCAGTCATCAGTCATCAGTCATCAGTCATCAGTCATCAGTCATCAGTCATCAGTCATCAGTCATCAGTCATCAGTCATCAGTCATCAGTCATCAGTCATCAGTCATCAGTCATCAGTCATCAGTCATCAGTCATCAGTCATCAGTCATCAGTCATCAGTCATCAGTCATCAGTCATCAGTCATCAGTCATCAGTCATCAGTCATCAGTCATCAGTCATCAGTCATCAGTCATCAGTCATCAGTCATCAGTCATCAGTCATCAGTCATCAGTCATCAGTCATCAGTCATCAGTCATCAGTCATCAGTCATCAGTCATCAGTCATCAGTCATCAGTCATCAGTCATCAGTCATCAGTCATCAGTCATCAGTCATCAGTCATCAGTCATCAGTCATCAGTCATCAGTCATCAGTCATCAGTCATCAGTCATCAGTCATCAGTCATTAACAGGCAATTGTCGCCCACGCACAGTGGCGGGCCTTCGAAcaagtcggacaaaaccaaaaatgttgCCCAATCTGGCTGAAAATGACATGTTAAGGTAATATTGTAATGCTGAATTCATTTATAATGCCAAAGTTATGAaatatgagatataaatttttgttatcgAACCTTTCTAATAAGCATAATACCATTTTTATAATGAATCATTTTTACTGATTGTCTATATCAATAATAACATATTAATTGGATAAAACTACATTCAATCtctatataaagtgtttgttTACGTTTTATTCAGTTGGTATTTTGCGCTAATCACCATGctcctccatatcagcaaacaTTAAAAAATGTGGATTTTTAACCCCTCCGGGCAAAACGGTGCAAAACGAGACcttgatattcgaaaagttgagattatttcacatagaatgtataaCAAGTAACCGTTCCGAACTGTTACGCCTGATTGTACGGAATACATTTGCGAAAAAACTAATTTGCTATAAATCCACTTAATATATAGTTGTAAAAATAAAACATAGTTCGAATCAAATTTTGCGAAAATGTTGAAATGATCAACAAAGTTCTTTAAATGCCCttttaaatgaaactagttgtactcaaatcggattaaaattgaaaaagaagCATATTTATGAAGTCCAGATAGATACTGTgatttcaaaaacaaatttcattatAATTTTCTGACGCAGAGACGTTTAAATTgctattaaaaattaaattctcATTCGGTGGTCGCAAAATTTAGAGAATATGTCATTCAATACATAAGAAAtctaggaaaataaaaaaagaacaaGACATAGTAAGCAAAGGTTTTGTCCGGCCTCCGGCCACTGTGACTCGCAAGAGGCAGAAGGGGATCAGATGTCCATGTTTCTCGGTTGCAGCCTTTCACTAGACACCTTAATTTTCATCAAGGTGTTATAATCAGGTTCCAATATCTTTTTATAGAACAATAATTTTTATTCTTTTGCTAACTGATACAGAAATTGATTTGGAGTAACTTTAGGCAAGATGAAACTGTGTGATTAAAATTGCACtctaaaatcaaatttttgaagttttcttTACAACGTCAAGTTTAATCACTTAGGTTTGTTCTAGAAACTCTTACATATCATCAAAATACATAACTTTTGTGAAATCACCAATGCTCTTTGGCGTATAATTTAGGAATGATATTAAAGCATAGTTCAGTCAAAAAATAGGGTTTTTCACCATCATTTTGTTGTTGAACCGTTATtgaattgtgattaattttTGGATATGTTTTACAATATAGCACAGGAAGAATTGTTTTTAAGCTCAATTAACATACGTACAAAAAACGTATTTTCTTGTgactcaccatcttggatttctcCATGCAACATAGCAAGCGTTTACTCTATGTCGATATGATGCGAATTACTCCAGCATATTTTGGCAACCAGCTTCAATTTCAATGGTTTTGCCTtcctcctatagaaaggttatgcaatcactctgaaaatcgactttttaaccgaggctcggagggctgagtctcttataccattcgactcagttcgtcgagttcggcaaatgtgtgtgtgcgtatgtatgtg carries:
- the LOC131686912 gene encoding uncharacterized protein LOC131686912 translates to MDEYLQLGHMGRLDEPVDDVKSYCYLPHHPAFKESIISHQSSVISHQSSAISHQSSVISHQSSVISHQSSVISHQSSVISHQSSVISHQSSVISHQSSVISHQSSVISHQSSVISHQSSVISHQSSVISHQSSVISHQSSVISHQSSVISHQSSVISHQSSVISHQSSVISHQSSVISHQSSVISHQSSVISHQSSVISHQSSVISHQSSVISHQSSVISHQSSVISHQSSVISHQSSVISHQSSVISHQSSVISHQSSVISHQSSVISHQSSVISHQSSVISHQSSVISHQSSVISHQSSVISHQSSVISHQSSVISHQSSVISHQSSVINRQLSPTHSGGPSNKSDKTKNVAQSG